One window from the genome of Nicotiana tomentosiformis chromosome 5, ASM39032v3, whole genome shotgun sequence encodes:
- the LOC138892562 gene encoding uncharacterized protein, producing MPCKYDSIGAIVDRLTKSAHFLPVKAIHTAEQYDELYIKEIVRLHGTPISIISDRGAQFSANFWKKLQQGFGNQVNTSTTFHPRTDEQAERTIQTLEDTMAPFEALYGRRCRSLIRWFETGETELIGPDLVHQTMEKVKIITKWLKTTQSRQKSYSDVHLKDLEFKEDDWRIGRVAYKLELPPEKPLVHPVFHVSMLKKVVGDPSLIVPVEAIKVNEELTYEETPVAILDRPQDKDGNFSIIIFWPETFLIMEADAANYRGSESERKYLIDLYKKFKGEIQREEHKDRFKCSLSFLVF from the exons ATGCCTTGTAAGTATGACTCGATTGGGgcgattgtggatcgactcacaaaatcagctcacttcttacctgttaaggctatcCATACAGCAGAACAGTATGAtgagttgtatatcaaggaaatagtcaggttgcatggcactcctatttctattatctcagatcgaggggcacagttcTCAGCTAATTTTTGGAAAAAGTTGCAGCAAGGTTTTGGTAATCAGGTGAATactagtacaacctttcacccgcggACTGACgagcaggcagagcggactattcagacgcttgaggatacg atggcaccgttcgaggctttatatggtaggagatgtagatctctcattAGATGGTTTGAGACTGGGGAaacagagttgatagggccagacctcgtgcatcagactatggagaaggttaagatcattacgaAATGGTTGAAAActactcagagtcgtcaaaagtcctattcggatgtgcatctcaaggatttggagtttaaagaggatgattgg aggattggtcgggtggcttacaagcttgaactacctccagagaaGCCTTTAGTCCACCCGGTGTTccacgtatccatgttgaagaaggtggttggagatccgtcgcttattgttccaGTTGAGGCTATTAAGGTTaacgaggaattgacttatgaagaaactccagttgccattcttgatag ACCACAAGACAAAGATGGAAACTTCTCAATAATCATTTTctggccagagacattcttg ATCATGGAGGCTGATGCAGCAAATTATAGAGGATCcgaatcagagagaaaatatttgATTGATCTATACAAGAAGTTTAAGGGTGAAATACAAAGGGAAGAGCACAAAGACAGATTTAAGTGCTCTCTTTCCTTTTTAGTGTTTTGA